A single Anopheles maculipalpis chromosome 3RL, idAnoMacuDA_375_x, whole genome shotgun sequence DNA region contains:
- the LOC126565140 gene encoding general odorant-binding protein 45-like, protein MVAARLCVGALVFIGFVGAFAFSDHNTIEKSFVQAQHECVAYLNLPKHRLYQYLVNNYSNDAKTKLMIRCVGLILRWWNSEGTLNEHVMAQYFLPDPADSTYCERTRMCIENKAPEGDELCDRAFETFQCYLQQYGELLNCPKVVPLSDERLAETMHFCLDVLSLPLSYFENYTSSAELFLATDESRCLLRCFVIRTGLYSDHHGPFADRFKLQFGPPSSDAYNNDLEGDYCVTRLRREGYDECSLAARSLYECYYFADTLLPIFERIIPILKLVMSASSDEAAIKSNCCSSSKIKQTE, encoded by the coding sequence ATGGTGGCCGCTAggttgtgtgttggtgcacTAGTCTTTATAGGGTTCGTTGGTGCCTTCGCCTTCAGCGATCACAATACGATCGAAAAAAGTTTTGTCCAGGCACAGCACGAGTGTGTGGCATATCTAAACCTTCCAAAGCATCGGCTCTACCAGTACTTGGTGAACAATTATTCAAACGATGCTAAAACCAAACTAATGATCCGCTGCGTCGGGTTGATTTTGCGCTGGTGGAACTCGGAAGGAACGCTTAACGAGCATGTAATGGCCCAGTACTTCCTACCAGACCCTGCAGATTCAACTTATTGTGAGCGTACGCGCATGTGCATCGAGAACAAAGCTCCGGAGGGAGATGAACTGTGTGATCGTGCGTTCGAAACGTTCCAGTGTTATTTGCAGCAGTACGGAGAGCTACTGAACTGTCCCAAAGTAGTTCCACTGAGTGACGAACGGCTTGCCGAAACGATGCATTTTTGTCTGGACGTGTTGAGTTTGCCGTTGTCTTACTTCGAGAACTATACCAGCTCGGCTGAACTGTTCCTTGCCACAGACGAGTCCCGTTGTTTGCTCCGATGTTTCGTCATTCGAACCGGACTTTATTCTGACCATCACGGACCATTTGCCGACCGGTTTAAGCTACAGTTTGGTCCACCCAGCTCGGATGCCTACAACAACGATCTAGAAGGGGACTACTGCGTAACTCGACTACGCCGGGAAGGATATGACGAATGTTCGCTAGCTGCACGCTCTCTGTACGAATGTTATTACTTTGCAGATACTCTACTGCCCATATTTGAACGTATAATACCCATTTTAAAGCTTGTCATGTCCGCGTCATCGGACGAAGCAGCGATAAAGTCAAACTGTTGTTCatcaagcaaaataaaacaaactgaaTAG